The following are encoded in a window of Harmonia axyridis chromosome 7, icHarAxyr1.1, whole genome shotgun sequence genomic DNA:
- the LOC123683839 gene encoding heat shock 70 kDa protein 4 isoform X1 yields the protein MASMSVIGIDLGNESCYVAVAKSGGIETIANDYSLRSTPLCVAFSGKNRILGVAAKNQQVTNLKNTVYGLKRLLGRKFRDPHVQRELQMLPFGVIEVNNGNIGIKVQYLNEEHIFSPEQCLAMLLTKLKDISTSALKTPINDCVISVPSYFTNNERKALLDAASIAGLNVLRLFNETTATALSYGIYKQDLPAPEEKPRNVIFVDCGHSALQVSACAFHKGKLKMIATAADPNLGGRDVDYLLADYFCKEFQTKYKIDAKSNPRAFLRLLTEVEKLKKQMSANSTTLPLNIECFMNDKDVHGTIKRADMEDMCAPLFQRVEETLRNCLEQSELALEDIYSVEIVGGSSRIPAIKQLIEKIFKKAPSTTLNQDEAVSRGCALQCAMLSPAIRVRDFNVTDVQSYPISVFWETSAEGDAGGNMEIFPVKQAVPFSKLLTIYRHEPFAIKACYSGNVPYPDKNIGTWIIKDVRPNAEGKAQKVKVKVRLNLNGIMSISSASLFEAKNASEPDSPEEEQQQQNGGDQKANETGAPGGNNGASDVPMDVNGGGATPPEVGSGTSWTKKISGWFGGDGDKDKKKKNVVKSVELPIESLTYGFSQVELNQYTEQECKMIAADRQEKERADARNALEEYVYELRGKLSSDGELCEFVAENDRVNLVQQLDHMENWLYEEGEECNRQVYCDKLTELKGKGEPIQNRRIEAELRPIVFEDFGKLLQLCQKILDKIRSKDPKYAHLTDEDVKKVEQSLVSSLEWLEQARSKPVKLDVAPPITVAQIRQEKANFENIVNPILNKPPPKAKTPPKEEKENSESKDGKQQEQQQQNSQGDANQQQQSQENMDWS from the exons ATGGCTAGTATGTCAGTTATTGGTATTGACTTAGGAAATGAATCTTGTTATGTGGCCGTCGCTAAATCAGGAGGAATAGAAACAATAGCTAATGATTATAGTTTGAGGTCCACACC ATTATGTGTCGCCTTTTCTGGAAAAAATCGAATATTGGGGGTCGCCGCAAAAAATCAGCAGGTGACAAATTTGAAAAACACAGTTTATGGTCTGAAGAGACTTTTAGGTAGGAAATTCAGAGACCCTCATGTGCAAAGAGAGCTTCAGATGTTACCATTTGGTGTTATTGAAGTAAATAATGGTAATATAGGGATAAAG gttcaatatttgaatgaagAGCATATTTTTTCACCAGAGCAATGTTTGGCTATGCTGTTAACGAAATTAAAGGATATTTCAACTTCAGCATTGAAaacaccaatcaatgattgtgTCATCTCTGTACCATCTTATTTCACAAACAATGAGCGTAAAGCTTTATTGGATGCGGCATCTATTGCAG GTTTGAATGTCCTTCGTTTATTCAATGAAACCACAGCCACTGCCTTGTCTTATGGCATTTACAAGCAAGATCTGCCTGCTCCCGAAGAAAAGCCTAGAAATGTTATATTTGTCGACTGTGGTCATTCTGCCCTTCAAGTATCCGCATGTGCATTCCATAAAGGAAAACTCAAAATGATTGCCACTGCTGCTGATCCAAATTTGGGCGGTAGAGATGTTGACTACTTATTGGCAGATTATTTCTGCAAAGAATTTCAGactaaatataaaattgatGCTAAGAGTAATCCCAG AGCATTCCTCAGACTGTTAACAGAAGTTGAGAAACTAAAGAAACAAATGTCTGCGAATTCGACAACATTACCTCTCAACATCGAGTGTTTCATGAACGATAAAGACGTTCATGGCACTATCAAAAGAGCGGATATGGAGGATATGTGTGCCCCTCTATTCCAAAGAGTTGAAGAAACCCTAAGGAACTGCCTGGAGCAGTCAG AACTGGCCTTGGAAGATATTTACTCTGTCGAAATCGTTGGAGGTTCATCTAGGATCCCAGCCATCAAACAGttgatcgaaaaaattttcaagaaggcGCCTAGCACCACGTTGAACCAAGACGAGGCTGTGAGCAGAGGTTGTGCCTTGCAGTGCGCAATGCTATCACCCGCTATACGAGTCAGAGATTTTAACGTTACAGATGTGCag aGCTATCCTATTTCGGTATTCTGGGAAACCAGTGCGGAAGGTGATGCAGGCGGTAATATGGAAATATTCCCAGTGAAACAAGCTGTCCCGTTCTCGAAACTGCTGACCATCTATAGACACGAACCTTTCGCTATCAAAGCCTGCTATTCCGGCAATGTTCCTTATCCAGACAAAAATATTG GCACCTGGATCATCAAAGACGTGCGCCCCAACGCCGAAGGCAAGGCGCAGAAGGTCAAGGTGAAGGTCAGACTGAACCTCAACGGCATCATGTCCATCTCCAGCGCCTCCTTGTTCGAGGCCAAGAACGCCTCAGAACCCGACTCGCCGGAGGAGGAGCAACAGCAGCAGAACGGGGGCGACCAGAAGGCCAACGAGACTGGGGCCCCGGGGGGCAACAATGGCGCCTCCGACGTCCCGATGGACGTGAACGGCGGCGGGGCCACACCGCCAGAGGTAGGCTCCGGCACCAGCTGGACGAAGAAAATTTCTGGCTGGTTCGGCGGG GACGGCGATAAggacaagaagaagaagaacgtcGTGAAGAGCGTTGAACTACCGATCGAATCTCTGACTTACGGTTTCTCCCAAGTCGAACTGAACCAGTACACCGAACAGGAATGCAAGATGATTGCTGCCGATAGACAAGAAAAGGAAAGAGCTGATGCCAGGAACGCTTTGGAGGAATACGTCTATGAACTTAGAG GCAAGCTGTCCTCCGACGGGGAACTTTGCGAGTTTGTGGCCGAAAATGACAGGGTGAATCTTGTCCAACAGTTGGATCACATGGAAAACTGGCTGTACGAGGAAGGTGAAGAATGCAACAGGCAGGTGTACTGCGACAAACTCACCGAGTTGAAGGGCAAAGGCGAACCCATCCAGAACAGAAGGATCGAGGCGGAATTGAGACCCATCGTTTTCGAGGATTTCGGAAAGCTGTTGCAGCTGTGTCAGAAAATCTTAGACAAAATAAG GAGCAAAGACCCCAAATACGCCCATCTCACCGACGAAGATGTGAAGAAAGTCGAACAATCATTGGTCTCGTCGCTCGAATGGTTAGAACAGGCCAGATCTAAGCCGGTCAAACTCGATGTGGCTCCCCCAATCACCGTAGCTCAAATAAGACAAGAAAAGGCCAACTTTGAGAACATCGTCAACCCGATCTTGAACAAACCGCCACCCAAAGCGAAGACACCACCAAAGGAGGAAAAAGAAAACAGCGAGAGCAAAGACGGAAAGCAACAAGAACAGCAACAACAGAACAGCCAAGGAGATGCGAACCAGCAGCAACAGTCTCAAGAGAACATGGATTGGTCATAA
- the LOC123683840 gene encoding protein angel homolog 2-like isoform X2: protein MLWNIFHRFVLFQHIQFQLLVLTATPNLKINTTAAFQIICNLQKRNKSATIMDPKNVNEAEHENQKGRCPRSFSSPSRTDNVSLIAPQRTISQLGINRNVEIPYWQMYQVPTAPNFMVNPYIGAAAAGAYFQNPWNKNFFLNINSFPVPPTSSINSQYKKAQTVPPFRNYNSNRSKEAKLERSWEPVSSTKNKKNKEFVFTLMSYNVLAQDLVESHGYLYKEHNRKALEWEVRWLNILKEIGDADPDIICFQEVQESHISNYYSVFEKKLGYKGLFKKRTGMRPDGCAIFYKRKRLQLMEYEKVEYFQENVPILNRDNVAIVARFIPKEVHTHGFVVATTHLLYNPRRQDVRLAQVQNLIAEIDKMAFLCSNKDGKPSYLPVIVTGDLNSTPDSAVYEFITKGILDYQNLSKRSLSKECGKEVTGKVLLPESLQMTDNCQFAEMVKRRHDFHNSCSDSKDNNLKLNYVQDLKFSSGTLSHPFPFKSAYNHYKGEDVEGTTYQDRWITVDYIFYSGKKHRESTLEDKLKLLSRFQLLTEHQLGDVRIPNLKLGSDHFSLIVKFSLE, encoded by the exons ATGCTGTGGAATATTTTCCATAGGTTCGTTTTATTTCAACATATTCAATTCCAACTTTTAGTTCTGACAGCAACACCTAACCTTAAAATAAATACAACTGCagcatttcaaattatttgtaatcttcaaaaaagaaataaaagtgCAACGATAATGGATCCAAAAAATGTGAATGAAGCTGAGCACGAAAATCAAAAGGGGCGATGTCCAAGATCATTTTCAAGTCCTTCCAGAACTGATAATGTTAGTTTGATAGCACCACAAAGGACTATATCTCAATTGGGAATTAATAGGAATGTAGAGATTCCTTATTGGCAAATGTACCAAGTTCCCACGGCACCTAACTTCATGGTAAATCCATATATTGGTGCTGCAGCAGCTGGTGCATACTTTCAAAATCCTtggaataagaatttttttcttaatatcaaCAGCTTTCCGGTGCCACCAACAAGCAGTATAAATAGTCAATATAAAAAAGCACAGACTGTACCACCTTTTAGAAATTATAATTCTAATAGGAGTAAAGAAGCAA AATTAGAAAGGAGTTGGGAGCCTGTTAGTTCtacaaaaaacaaaaagaataaAGAATTTGTATTCACCCTCATGTCTTACAATGTCCTTGCTCAAGACTTGGTAGAAAGTCATGGGTACCTTTACAAAGAGCACAATAGAAAAGCTTTAGAGTGGGAAGTAAGGTGGTTGAATATTTTAAAGGAAATTGGGGATGCCGATCCTGAT ATAATATGTTTCCAAGAAGTTCAGGAGTCTCATATAAGCAATTATTACagtgtttttgaaaaaaaattag GATACAAGGGCCTCTTCAAAAAACGAACTGGGATGAGACCAGATGGTTGTGCGATATTCTACAAAAGAAAAAGACTTCAACTTATGGAATATGAGAAAGTAGAGTATTTTCAGGAGAACGTTCCAATTCTCAATAGAGATAATGTTGCTATTGTGGCAAGATTTATTCCAAAAGAGGTTCACACACATGGTTTTGTTGTAGCGACAACGCACTTATTGTATAATCCCAGAAGACAGGATGTTCGATTAGcacaagttcaaaatttgatagcgGAAATCGATAAAATGGCTTTTTTGTGCAGTAATAAGGA tGGGAAACCTTCTTATCTACCAGTTATAGTGACAGGGGACTTGAATTCCACACCCGACTCTGCTGTATATGAATTTATAACCAAAGGAATTTTAGATTATCAGAATCTGAGTAAAAGATCACTCAGTAAGGAATGTGGAAAAGAAGTCACCGGAAAAGTATTGCTACCCGAGTCCCTACAGATGACAG ATAATTGTCAGTTTGCTGAAATGGTTAAACGTAGGCATGATTTTCATAACAGCTGTTCAGATTCCAAAGATAACAATTTGAAACTGAATTACGTTCaagatttaaagttttcatctggTACTTTGTCGCATCCTTTTCCATTTAAATCGGCTTATAATCATTATAAAGGTGAGGATGTTGAAGGTACAACTTATCAAGATAGATGGATAACTGTGGATTACATCTTTTATAG tggaaAAAAACATAGGGAATCAACACTTGAAGATAAATTGAAGCTATTGTCAAGGTTCCAACTTCTCACAGAACATCAGTTAGGTGATGTTAGAATTCCCAACTTGAAACTGGGATCTGATCATTTCAGTTTAATTGTTAAGTTTTCTTTAGagtaa
- the LOC123683840 gene encoding protein angel homolog 2-like isoform X1, with product MESKITAVLTATPNLKINTTAAFQIICNLQKRNKSATIMDPKNVNEAEHENQKGRCPRSFSSPSRTDNVSLIAPQRTISQLGINRNVEIPYWQMYQVPTAPNFMVNPYIGAAAAGAYFQNPWNKNFFLNINSFPVPPTSSINSQYKKAQTVPPFRNYNSNRSKEAKLERSWEPVSSTKNKKNKEFVFTLMSYNVLAQDLVESHGYLYKEHNRKALEWEVRWLNILKEIGDADPDIICFQEVQESHISNYYSVFEKKLGYKGLFKKRTGMRPDGCAIFYKRKRLQLMEYEKVEYFQENVPILNRDNVAIVARFIPKEVHTHGFVVATTHLLYNPRRQDVRLAQVQNLIAEIDKMAFLCSNKDGKPSYLPVIVTGDLNSTPDSAVYEFITKGILDYQNLSKRSLSKECGKEVTGKVLLPESLQMTDNCQFAEMVKRRHDFHNSCSDSKDNNLKLNYVQDLKFSSGTLSHPFPFKSAYNHYKGEDVEGTTYQDRWITVDYIFYSGKKHRESTLEDKLKLLSRFQLLTEHQLGDVRIPNLKLGSDHFSLIVKFSLE from the exons atggaatcaaAAATAACTGCAG TTCTGACAGCAACACCTAACCTTAAAATAAATACAACTGCagcatttcaaattatttgtaatcttcaaaaaagaaataaaagtgCAACGATAATGGATCCAAAAAATGTGAATGAAGCTGAGCACGAAAATCAAAAGGGGCGATGTCCAAGATCATTTTCAAGTCCTTCCAGAACTGATAATGTTAGTTTGATAGCACCACAAAGGACTATATCTCAATTGGGAATTAATAGGAATGTAGAGATTCCTTATTGGCAAATGTACCAAGTTCCCACGGCACCTAACTTCATGGTAAATCCATATATTGGTGCTGCAGCAGCTGGTGCATACTTTCAAAATCCTtggaataagaatttttttcttaatatcaaCAGCTTTCCGGTGCCACCAACAAGCAGTATAAATAGTCAATATAAAAAAGCACAGACTGTACCACCTTTTAGAAATTATAATTCTAATAGGAGTAAAGAAGCAA AATTAGAAAGGAGTTGGGAGCCTGTTAGTTCtacaaaaaacaaaaagaataaAGAATTTGTATTCACCCTCATGTCTTACAATGTCCTTGCTCAAGACTTGGTAGAAAGTCATGGGTACCTTTACAAAGAGCACAATAGAAAAGCTTTAGAGTGGGAAGTAAGGTGGTTGAATATTTTAAAGGAAATTGGGGATGCCGATCCTGAT ATAATATGTTTCCAAGAAGTTCAGGAGTCTCATATAAGCAATTATTACagtgtttttgaaaaaaaattag GATACAAGGGCCTCTTCAAAAAACGAACTGGGATGAGACCAGATGGTTGTGCGATATTCTACAAAAGAAAAAGACTTCAACTTATGGAATATGAGAAAGTAGAGTATTTTCAGGAGAACGTTCCAATTCTCAATAGAGATAATGTTGCTATTGTGGCAAGATTTATTCCAAAAGAGGTTCACACACATGGTTTTGTTGTAGCGACAACGCACTTATTGTATAATCCCAGAAGACAGGATGTTCGATTAGcacaagttcaaaatttgatagcgGAAATCGATAAAATGGCTTTTTTGTGCAGTAATAAGGA tGGGAAACCTTCTTATCTACCAGTTATAGTGACAGGGGACTTGAATTCCACACCCGACTCTGCTGTATATGAATTTATAACCAAAGGAATTTTAGATTATCAGAATCTGAGTAAAAGATCACTCAGTAAGGAATGTGGAAAAGAAGTCACCGGAAAAGTATTGCTACCCGAGTCCCTACAGATGACAG ATAATTGTCAGTTTGCTGAAATGGTTAAACGTAGGCATGATTTTCATAACAGCTGTTCAGATTCCAAAGATAACAATTTGAAACTGAATTACGTTCaagatttaaagttttcatctggTACTTTGTCGCATCCTTTTCCATTTAAATCGGCTTATAATCATTATAAAGGTGAGGATGTTGAAGGTACAACTTATCAAGATAGATGGATAACTGTGGATTACATCTTTTATAG tggaaAAAAACATAGGGAATCAACACTTGAAGATAAATTGAAGCTATTGTCAAGGTTCCAACTTCTCACAGAACATCAGTTAGGTGATGTTAGAATTCCCAACTTGAAACTGGGATCTGATCATTTCAGTTTAATTGTTAAGTTTTCTTTAGagtaa
- the LOC123683838 gene encoding calcineurin subunit B type 2 translates to MGNESSLPMELCSNFDADEIRRLGKRFRKLDLDNSGALSIDEFMSLPELQQNPLVQRVIDIFDADGNGEVDFKEFIQGVSQFSVKGDKLSKLRFAFRIYDMDNDGFISNGELFQVLKMMVGNNLKDTQLQQIVDKTILFADKDEDGKISFDEFCNVVGNTDVHKKMVVDV, encoded by the exons ATG gGTAATGAAAGTTCTCTACCCATGGAGCTCTGCTCAAACT tcgatgctgatgaaatcagACGTCTTGGAAAGAGATTCCGCAAGCTTGATTTAGATAATTCAGGGGCACTCAGTATCGATGAGTTTATGTCACTGCCGGAACTCCAGCAGAATCCGTTGGTACAACGTGTTATTGACATTTTCGATGCTGACGGTAATGGGGAAGTTGATTTTAAAG AGTTTATACAGGGGGTCTCCCAGTTCAGTGTGAAGGGAGACAAGCTGTCCAAGCTCAGGTTCGCCTTCCGCATCTACGACATGGACAACGACGGTTTCATCTCCAACGGGGAACTGTTCCAG GTTCTGAAGATGATGGTTGGCAATAACCTGAAGGACACCCAACTACAGCAAATAGTCGACAAGACCATCCTGTTTGCTGACAAAGACGAAGATGGCAAAATCTCCTTCGACGAGTTTTGCAATGTCGTGGGCAACACAGATGTCCACAAGAAGATGGTAGTAGATGTCTAA
- the LOC123683839 gene encoding heat shock 70 kDa protein 4 isoform X2: MASMSVIGIDLGNESCYVAVAKSGGIETIANDYSLRSTPLCVAFSGKNRILGVAAKNQQVTNLKNTVYGLKRLLGRKFRDPHVQRELQMLPFGVIEVNNGNIGIKVQYLNEEHIFSPEQCLAMLLTKLKDISTSALKTPINDCVISVPSYFTNNERKALLDAASIAGLNVLRLFNETTATALSYGIYKQDLPAPEEKPRNVIFVDCGHSALQVSACAFHKGKLKMIATAADPNLGGRDVDYLLADYFCKEFQTKYKIDAKSNPRAFLRLLTEVEKLKKQMSANSTTLPLNIECFMNDKDVHGTIKRADMEDMCAPLFQRVEETLRNCLEQSELALEDIYSVEIVGGSSRIPAIKQLIEKIFKKAPSTTLNQDEAVSRGCALQCAMLSPAIRVRDFNVTDVQSYPISVFWETSAEGDAGGNMEIFPVKQAVPFSKLLTIYRHEPFAIKACYSGNVPYPDKNIGTWIIKDVRPNAEGKAQKVKVKVRLNLNGIMSISSASLFEAKNASEPDSPEEEQQQQNGGDQKANETGAPGGNNGASDVPMDVNGGGATPPEDGDKDKKKKNVVKSVELPIESLTYGFSQVELNQYTEQECKMIAADRQEKERADARNALEEYVYELRGKLSSDGELCEFVAENDRVNLVQQLDHMENWLYEEGEECNRQVYCDKLTELKGKGEPIQNRRIEAELRPIVFEDFGKLLQLCQKILDKIRSKDPKYAHLTDEDVKKVEQSLVSSLEWLEQARSKPVKLDVAPPITVAQIRQEKANFENIVNPILNKPPPKAKTPPKEEKENSESKDGKQQEQQQQNSQGDANQQQQSQENMDWS, from the exons ATGGCTAGTATGTCAGTTATTGGTATTGACTTAGGAAATGAATCTTGTTATGTGGCCGTCGCTAAATCAGGAGGAATAGAAACAATAGCTAATGATTATAGTTTGAGGTCCACACC ATTATGTGTCGCCTTTTCTGGAAAAAATCGAATATTGGGGGTCGCCGCAAAAAATCAGCAGGTGACAAATTTGAAAAACACAGTTTATGGTCTGAAGAGACTTTTAGGTAGGAAATTCAGAGACCCTCATGTGCAAAGAGAGCTTCAGATGTTACCATTTGGTGTTATTGAAGTAAATAATGGTAATATAGGGATAAAG gttcaatatttgaatgaagAGCATATTTTTTCACCAGAGCAATGTTTGGCTATGCTGTTAACGAAATTAAAGGATATTTCAACTTCAGCATTGAAaacaccaatcaatgattgtgTCATCTCTGTACCATCTTATTTCACAAACAATGAGCGTAAAGCTTTATTGGATGCGGCATCTATTGCAG GTTTGAATGTCCTTCGTTTATTCAATGAAACCACAGCCACTGCCTTGTCTTATGGCATTTACAAGCAAGATCTGCCTGCTCCCGAAGAAAAGCCTAGAAATGTTATATTTGTCGACTGTGGTCATTCTGCCCTTCAAGTATCCGCATGTGCATTCCATAAAGGAAAACTCAAAATGATTGCCACTGCTGCTGATCCAAATTTGGGCGGTAGAGATGTTGACTACTTATTGGCAGATTATTTCTGCAAAGAATTTCAGactaaatataaaattgatGCTAAGAGTAATCCCAG AGCATTCCTCAGACTGTTAACAGAAGTTGAGAAACTAAAGAAACAAATGTCTGCGAATTCGACAACATTACCTCTCAACATCGAGTGTTTCATGAACGATAAAGACGTTCATGGCACTATCAAAAGAGCGGATATGGAGGATATGTGTGCCCCTCTATTCCAAAGAGTTGAAGAAACCCTAAGGAACTGCCTGGAGCAGTCAG AACTGGCCTTGGAAGATATTTACTCTGTCGAAATCGTTGGAGGTTCATCTAGGATCCCAGCCATCAAACAGttgatcgaaaaaattttcaagaaggcGCCTAGCACCACGTTGAACCAAGACGAGGCTGTGAGCAGAGGTTGTGCCTTGCAGTGCGCAATGCTATCACCCGCTATACGAGTCAGAGATTTTAACGTTACAGATGTGCag aGCTATCCTATTTCGGTATTCTGGGAAACCAGTGCGGAAGGTGATGCAGGCGGTAATATGGAAATATTCCCAGTGAAACAAGCTGTCCCGTTCTCGAAACTGCTGACCATCTATAGACACGAACCTTTCGCTATCAAAGCCTGCTATTCCGGCAATGTTCCTTATCCAGACAAAAATATTG GCACCTGGATCATCAAAGACGTGCGCCCCAACGCCGAAGGCAAGGCGCAGAAGGTCAAGGTGAAGGTCAGACTGAACCTCAACGGCATCATGTCCATCTCCAGCGCCTCCTTGTTCGAGGCCAAGAACGCCTCAGAACCCGACTCGCCGGAGGAGGAGCAACAGCAGCAGAACGGGGGCGACCAGAAGGCCAACGAGACTGGGGCCCCGGGGGGCAACAATGGCGCCTCCGACGTCCCGATGGACGTGAACGGCGGCGGGGCCACACCGCCAGAG GACGGCGATAAggacaagaagaagaagaacgtcGTGAAGAGCGTTGAACTACCGATCGAATCTCTGACTTACGGTTTCTCCCAAGTCGAACTGAACCAGTACACCGAACAGGAATGCAAGATGATTGCTGCCGATAGACAAGAAAAGGAAAGAGCTGATGCCAGGAACGCTTTGGAGGAATACGTCTATGAACTTAGAG GCAAGCTGTCCTCCGACGGGGAACTTTGCGAGTTTGTGGCCGAAAATGACAGGGTGAATCTTGTCCAACAGTTGGATCACATGGAAAACTGGCTGTACGAGGAAGGTGAAGAATGCAACAGGCAGGTGTACTGCGACAAACTCACCGAGTTGAAGGGCAAAGGCGAACCCATCCAGAACAGAAGGATCGAGGCGGAATTGAGACCCATCGTTTTCGAGGATTTCGGAAAGCTGTTGCAGCTGTGTCAGAAAATCTTAGACAAAATAAG GAGCAAAGACCCCAAATACGCCCATCTCACCGACGAAGATGTGAAGAAAGTCGAACAATCATTGGTCTCGTCGCTCGAATGGTTAGAACAGGCCAGATCTAAGCCGGTCAAACTCGATGTGGCTCCCCCAATCACCGTAGCTCAAATAAGACAAGAAAAGGCCAACTTTGAGAACATCGTCAACCCGATCTTGAACAAACCGCCACCCAAAGCGAAGACACCACCAAAGGAGGAAAAAGAAAACAGCGAGAGCAAAGACGGAAAGCAACAAGAACAGCAACAACAGAACAGCCAAGGAGATGCGAACCAGCAGCAACAGTCTCAAGAGAACATGGATTGGTCATAA